In Terriglobus sp. TAA 43, a single window of DNA contains:
- a CDS encoding glycoside hydrolase family 105 protein codes for MSVRVIGVRLALAAVVLSAVAPVHGQALDSVAQKAATQGAAMARTVEQNWSAGVITTQARPGAWAYEVGTLLDGMTAQSRAADDANAFAYVRATVDRWVDKDGNVTTELGKAFNPELHTLDNLEPGRAVLAVYEKTNDQRYAKAAKLIFNQFQTMPRNSAGGYWHKQIYPNQMWLDGAYMGEPFRAGYAKTFHVADEFDDIAKQLLLMDEHMRDPKTGLLRHGWDASKEQPWADKTTGLSQEVWARALGWYAMALVDTIPSFPANHPQRAKLIAVLQHVAEGAAKYQDAKSGTWWDVMDKGGQPGNFREASASAMFTYALAKGVRLGYLPDKYRANAVKGWLGIEKEFITTDSSGKVTLHGTVKVSGLGGKPYRAGDYNYYVHEAVGDNDAKGVGAYLLATSEIQQLAKKTARTK; via the coding sequence ATGTCGGTTCGAGTCATCGGTGTTCGGTTAGCTTTGGCTGCGGTAGTGTTATCGGCGGTTGCGCCAGTGCATGGACAGGCTTTGGATTCAGTCGCTCAAAAAGCTGCCACGCAAGGCGCAGCGATGGCACGCACCGTGGAACAGAATTGGTCCGCAGGTGTCATCACCACTCAGGCTCGGCCGGGCGCATGGGCTTATGAAGTTGGCACATTGCTGGACGGTATGACAGCGCAGTCACGAGCAGCAGATGATGCGAATGCATTTGCGTATGTGCGCGCAACAGTCGACCGCTGGGTGGACAAAGACGGCAATGTGACGACAGAGCTTGGCAAGGCTTTCAACCCGGAACTACATACGCTCGATAATTTGGAGCCCGGTCGCGCTGTACTCGCGGTGTATGAGAAAACCAACGATCAACGATATGCGAAAGCAGCGAAGCTGATTTTCAATCAGTTTCAGACGATGCCGCGCAATTCCGCGGGTGGCTACTGGCACAAACAGATCTATCCGAATCAGATGTGGCTGGACGGCGCTTACATGGGTGAGCCATTTCGCGCGGGGTATGCGAAGACTTTTCATGTTGCAGACGAGTTCGACGATATTGCCAAGCAGCTTCTGCTGATGGACGAACACATGCGCGATCCAAAGACAGGATTGCTGCGCCACGGATGGGATGCGAGCAAAGAGCAGCCGTGGGCGGATAAGACGACGGGGCTTTCACAGGAAGTGTGGGCGCGCGCATTGGGTTGGTATGCAATGGCGCTGGTCGATACCATTCCGTCGTTTCCCGCGAACCATCCACAACGCGCGAAGTTGATTGCCGTGTTGCAACATGTTGCCGAGGGCGCTGCGAAGTATCAGGATGCAAAGAGCGGCACATGGTGGGATGTGATGGACAAAGGCGGACAGCCTGGCAATTTCCGTGAAGCATCTGCAAGCGCGATGTTCACATACGCATTAGCAAAAGGCGTGCGACTGGGTTATCTGCCAGATAAATATCGCGCGAATGCAGTCAAGGGCTGGCTCGGCATCGAGAAGGAATTCATCACCACGGACAGCAGCGGCAAGGTCACGCTGCATGGAACTGTGAAGGTCAGCGGCTTGGGCGGCAAGCCCTATCGCGCAGGCGATTACAACTACTACGTTCATGAAGCCGTAGGTGACAACGACGCGAAGGGCGTCGGCGCGTATCTTCTGGCTACGAGCGAGATACAACAACTCGCAAAGAAGACGGCCCGCACGAAGTAG